One window of the Runella slithyformis DSM 19594 genome contains the following:
- the argG gene encoding argininosuccinate synthase, whose protein sequence is MSESKKVVLAFSGGLDTSFCVKYLSEDKGYEIYSVLVDTGGFSDEELKAIEARAYSLGVKKHATISKTQDYYQQCIKYLVFGNILKNNTYPLSVSAERIFQAIAAAEYAKEIGAQAIAHGSTGAGNDQVRFDMAFRIIMPEAEIITPIRDLRLSREAEIEYLKSKGVDQEWHKAAYSINKGLWGTSVGGKETLTSDKYLPESAFPTQVSKNEAERVTLQFEKGELVGINDTAYSPVEAIQKLAEIAAPFGIGRDIHVGDTIIGIKGRVGFEAAAPLVIIKAHHTLEKHVLSEQQLYWKEQLSNWYGSLLHKGQFMEPVMRNIETFLADTQQHVTGKVHITLAPYRFYVEGVESSYDLMSPVFGSYGEMNNAWTGDDVRGFAKVASNQVMIYQKISELNQ, encoded by the coding sequence ATGTCTGAAAGTAAGAAAGTTGTTTTAGCATTTAGCGGAGGTTTGGATACCTCTTTCTGTGTCAAATATTTGTCGGAAGACAAAGGGTACGAAATCTATTCCGTATTGGTGGATACGGGCGGTTTTTCGGACGAAGAACTGAAAGCCATTGAAGCCCGTGCGTATTCGTTGGGGGTAAAAAAACACGCCACAATTTCCAAAACGCAGGACTATTATCAGCAATGTATCAAATACCTGGTGTTTGGAAATATCCTCAAAAATAATACTTATCCGCTCTCCGTCAGTGCCGAGCGCATTTTTCAGGCGATTGCGGCGGCTGAATACGCCAAGGAAATCGGGGCTCAGGCCATTGCCCACGGGAGTACGGGAGCCGGTAATGATCAGGTTCGTTTTGATATGGCTTTCCGCATCATTATGCCCGAAGCCGAGATCATCACACCGATTCGTGACCTCCGTTTGTCGCGCGAGGCAGAAATTGAGTATTTGAAATCAAAAGGCGTGGATCAGGAATGGCACAAAGCGGCTTATTCCATCAATAAGGGCCTCTGGGGCACCTCCGTAGGCGGGAAAGAAACCCTGACTTCGGACAAATATTTGCCCGAAAGTGCCTTCCCGACGCAGGTAAGCAAGAACGAGGCGGAGCGAGTGACGCTGCAATTTGAAAAAGGAGAGTTGGTCGGGATCAATGATACGGCGTATAGCCCGGTGGAAGCGATCCAAAAATTGGCCGAAATTGCCGCACCGTTTGGAATCGGGCGGGATATTCACGTTGGGGATACGATTATTGGTATCAAAGGACGCGTAGGTTTCGAAGCTGCTGCCCCTTTAGTTATTATTAAAGCACACCACACGCTCGAAAAACACGTGTTGAGCGAGCAGCAACTGTACTGGAAAGAGCAACTCTCCAATTGGTATGGCAGCCTGCTGCACAAAGGACAATTTATGGAGCCGGTGATGCGTAATATTGAAACGTTTTTGGCCGATACCCAGCAGCACGTAACGGGAAAGGTCCACATTACCCTGGCACCTTACCGTTTTTATGTGGAAGGAGTTGAGTCAAGCTATGATCTTATGTCGCCTGTATTTGGCAGTTATGGCGAAATGAATAATGCCTGGACGGGCGACGATGTGCGGGGATTTGCCAAAGTAGCGTCCAATCAGGTGATGATTTATCAAAAAATCAGTGAGTTAAATCAGTGA
- a CDS encoding GNAT family N-acetyltransferase — MSNIEIVANEYIVETAEDKHFHLAETICKEMEESAKQRGTGIAKRSPVYIQEKMAEGKAIIATTLLGEWVGFCYIETWEHGKFVANSGLIVHPDHRKSGIAKAIKRKAFELSRTKYPDAKIIGITTSLAVMKINSDLGYEPVTFSELPADDAFWKGCSSCVNYDVLTRTNRKNCLCTGMMYDPVQVQKTEKKAPWDFLRESKLYERWMRIKQRILLRREIREAKARNRRKELELVH, encoded by the coding sequence ATGTCAAACATCGAAATAGTAGCCAACGAGTACATAGTAGAAACAGCCGAAGACAAACACTTCCACCTTGCTGAGACCATTTGTAAAGAAATGGAGGAGAGTGCTAAGCAACGCGGAACCGGAATAGCCAAACGTTCTCCTGTGTATATTCAGGAAAAAATGGCGGAAGGTAAAGCGATCATTGCGACGACACTGCTTGGGGAATGGGTAGGTTTTTGTTACATCGAAACCTGGGAGCACGGCAAGTTTGTAGCCAATTCAGGATTGATCGTTCATCCTGATCACCGTAAAAGTGGAATCGCCAAAGCCATCAAACGCAAAGCGTTTGAGCTTTCACGCACCAAGTACCCGGATGCCAAAATTATCGGAATTACCACCAGTCTGGCAGTAATGAAGATCAATTCCGATCTGGGATATGAGCCGGTGACGTTCAGTGAATTGCCGGCCGATGATGCGTTTTGGAAAGGCTGCTCAAGCTGTGTCAACTATGACGTGCTGACGCGGACCAATCGCAAGAACTGCCTGTGTACCGGTATGATGTATGACCCGGTGCAGGTACAGAAAACCGAGAAAAAAGCTCCCTGGGATTTTCTCAGGGAATCAAAACTATATGAGCGCTGGATGCGCATTAAGCAGCGGATCCTGCTGCGCCGTGAAATACGCGAAGCAAAAGCCCGTAACCGTCGCAAAGAATTGGAATTGGTGCATTAA
- a CDS encoding PQQ-dependent sugar dehydrogenase, translated as MKNPFWKKSMYTGSSSLLIVTLLSSAVFAQSPTVPEENRFTKNVLLEKLDEPTELVVLEDQRVLFTERKGKVKLYNPKKPNTYKLVANLPVYTKQEYGLMGINVDPNFKENKWVYLYYSPVSSEADTSQRLVRMKYDTERDTLLPSTEQVLLRVPVKRNDCCHTGGSIAWDKQGNLYLSTGDDINPFGNDGYGPLDGRPGRAGWDGRSSSSNTNDYRGKILRIKPRPEGGYDIPAGNLFPVGTPKAHPEIYIMGNRNPYRISIDQRTGFLYWGEVGPDAGNDSETRGPRGYDEINQARKAGYFGYPLFVADNKAYNRYDMGTKVSGERFDPMKPINDSPHNTGLVELPPAQKAFIYYPYADSPEFGPIVGKGGRNAMAGPVYYYDDYPETDVKFPRHYDGKFFAYEWIRDWIHPVTMDKNGNFVSMETFMPGTKFNHPIDMQFAVDGSLYVMEYGNTWFAQNDDSRLSRITYNAGNRKPVAAASVNKKAGAAPMKAVFSSKGSIDYDGDALTYEWTFGKGLPKSTLPNPTFTYTKPGTYTATLKVTDAKGNTSTGNVEVKVGNEPPKVEVAVAGNKSFYWENKPVSYEVKVADKEDGTLANKKISPEDVTVTIDYLEGFDKTILAQGHQANLGFATGKRLMDLSDCKACHDIDKKSIGPAYRQVAKKYKGERDIESRLADKIIQGGGGVWGEQAMSAHPQIKKDDAKEIVRYIMSLGNEKGPDKKPIKGEYVTAAKQKEGSYIFTASYTDRGNADVGPQTATTTVALRPAKVKAVQNDEVKNATKVELPTKAEVLAPVKNGSYALYKDIDLTDISTLSFMVYADPSRTVGGKIEVRLDSPTGALIGEAEVPNSKMGVVNATIRRPDEKMHNVYLVFTTGQAVPEDKGLFGLEWIQFNPNGVANTGK; from the coding sequence ATGAAAAATCCGTTTTGGAAGAAATCAATGTATACAGGCAGTAGTTCGCTATTGATTGTTACATTGCTGAGCAGTGCCGTTTTTGCCCAATCCCCCACCGTTCCGGAAGAGAATCGTTTTACCAAAAACGTTTTATTGGAAAAGTTAGACGAACCTACCGAGCTTGTCGTGTTGGAAGATCAGCGGGTGCTGTTTACCGAGCGCAAGGGAAAAGTAAAACTTTACAATCCTAAAAAGCCCAATACGTACAAATTGGTCGCCAACTTACCCGTCTATACTAAACAGGAGTACGGCCTGATGGGGATCAACGTTGATCCCAATTTCAAAGAAAACAAATGGGTGTATCTTTATTATTCACCCGTATCTTCGGAAGCCGACACCTCACAGCGATTGGTACGGATGAAATACGATACAGAGCGCGATACCCTGCTGCCAAGTACGGAGCAGGTATTGCTGCGCGTGCCGGTCAAACGCAATGACTGTTGCCATACGGGCGGCTCCATTGCGTGGGATAAGCAAGGCAATCTGTATCTTTCTACGGGTGACGATATCAACCCCTTCGGAAATGATGGGTACGGCCCGTTGGACGGCCGTCCGGGAAGGGCAGGCTGGGACGGGCGCTCTTCTTCTTCCAACACCAACGATTATCGGGGCAAGATCCTGCGCATCAAACCGCGTCCGGAAGGTGGATATGATATTCCTGCCGGAAATCTTTTTCCCGTAGGTACCCCCAAAGCTCATCCCGAAATTTACATCATGGGCAACCGTAACCCGTACCGGATCTCCATTGACCAACGCACCGGCTTCCTGTATTGGGGTGAAGTGGGTCCCGATGCCGGCAATGACAGCGAGACACGCGGCCCGCGCGGGTACGATGAAATCAATCAGGCGCGCAAAGCCGGTTATTTTGGATATCCTTTGTTTGTAGCCGATAACAAAGCGTACAATAGATATGATATGGGCACCAAAGTGTCGGGCGAGCGCTTTGACCCGATGAAGCCCATCAACGACTCTCCGCACAATACCGGTCTGGTAGAGTTACCTCCGGCCCAAAAAGCCTTCATTTACTACCCCTATGCCGACTCACCCGAGTTTGGCCCTATCGTGGGCAAAGGCGGCCGGAATGCCATGGCGGGGCCGGTGTATTATTACGATGATTATCCTGAAACGGATGTAAAATTCCCCCGTCACTACGATGGTAAATTCTTTGCATATGAATGGATTCGTGACTGGATTCACCCCGTTACGATGGACAAAAACGGAAATTTTGTGAGCATGGAGACATTCATGCCCGGCACGAAATTCAATCACCCGATCGACATGCAGTTTGCCGTTGACGGCTCGCTGTATGTCATGGAATACGGCAATACATGGTTTGCCCAAAATGACGATTCCCGCTTATCGCGCATCACCTACAATGCCGGCAATCGTAAACCCGTCGCGGCGGCTTCTGTTAACAAAAAAGCAGGTGCCGCACCCATGAAAGCCGTATTTTCTTCCAAAGGATCAATTGATTATGACGGCGATGCGTTGACTTACGAGTGGACATTCGGGAAAGGGCTTCCTAAAAGCACGCTCCCCAATCCAACGTTTACCTACACCAAACCCGGTACTTATACCGCCACCCTGAAAGTGACCGATGCCAAAGGCAACACTTCTACAGGAAACGTGGAAGTAAAAGTAGGCAACGAACCACCAAAAGTGGAAGTGGCCGTTGCGGGCAACAAATCGTTTTATTGGGAAAATAAACCGGTCAGTTACGAAGTAAAAGTAGCCGATAAAGAAGACGGCACTTTAGCCAACAAAAAGATCAGCCCTGAAGATGTCACCGTAACGATTGATTATCTGGAAGGATTTGACAAAACCATTTTAGCGCAGGGACATCAGGCCAATCTAGGATTTGCGACGGGCAAACGCCTGATGGATCTCTCGGATTGCAAAGCCTGTCATGACATTGACAAAAAATCCATCGGTCCGGCGTATCGTCAGGTAGCTAAAAAATACAAAGGTGAACGTGATATAGAAAGTCGGCTGGCCGATAAGATCATTCAGGGCGGCGGCGGTGTTTGGGGCGAGCAGGCCATGAGTGCACACCCTCAGATCAAGAAAGACGACGCCAAGGAAATCGTGCGCTACATCATGTCATTGGGCAACGAGAAAGGTCCCGACAAAAAACCGATCAAAGGGGAGTATGTAACCGCTGCGAAGCAAAAAGAAGGTTCTTATATTTTTACCGCCAGCTATACCGACCGCGGGAATGCTGACGTGGGTCCGCAAACCGCTACAACTACGGTCGCTTTGCGCCCGGCAAAAGTAAAAGCCGTCCAGAACGATGAAGTGAAAAATGCCACTAAGGTAGAATTACCAACCAAAGCGGAAGTGTTGGCCCCCGTCAAAAACGGCAGCTATGCGTTGTACAAAGACATTGACCTGACCGATATCAGTACGCTTTCATTCATGGTTTATGCCGATCCAAGCCGTACCGTCGGCGGTAAAATTGAAGTACGATTGGATAGTCCAACAGGTGCTTTGATCGGTGAAGCGGAAGTGCCGAACAGTAAAATGGGAGTAGTCAATGCCACTATTCGCCGTCCGGATGAAAAAATGCATAATGTATACCTTGTGTTCACTACCGGTCAGGCCGTTCCCGAAGATAAAGGATTATTTGGTCTGGAATGGATTCAGTTCAATCCTAACGGAGTGGCCAATACCGGCAAATAA
- a CDS encoding TlpA family protein disulfide reductase, with amino-acid sequence MLKLPQNNDFIVSLTTEKIRHIEAPSIGLTDVEFLNIGTVDDSTKRWAMTEMELKEPQLVRVNITNRRLVIGYKSQGSANRLLFISPNDSLTIMVNPDKTLAFSGRNAAYQEYLRDYFRENMYEYLPQFGYNPSQIDNSQILGKVDSLQRARQQGFQKLKGQYPVSEAFETYVAAVTNTEPYLLKLVVSDKKVRGSQGIQLKPDQRKEIQDLTLQNFKLLPDAALLSEAYRNELRNYIQIPVIQKYPSDSAKRYVLSPEAVQLAYQLSDEKLKDYPKQREYLLTHWLDYSITFRSDMKAARNLLAKYEQTYPASALNSYFKRTIAAKERMEAAQSAPEFMLKDRTGKTVTLSSLRGKPVCIAFCFNLKQHEYIFKPLEEKYRDRLTFVYLNVTPATPYELWQPTTENRPGVLHLWASDKDAQKIKDTYASTMRYPFVLIDSQGKIVERWIPQEFPDNKTLQAELSGLVRK; translated from the coding sequence GTGCTTAAATTGCCCCAAAACAATGACTTCATTGTCTCTCTGACTACTGAAAAAATACGCCACATCGAAGCTCCTTCCATTGGCCTGACCGATGTGGAATTTCTGAACATCGGGACAGTTGATGACAGCACCAAACGTTGGGCAATGACTGAAATGGAACTGAAAGAGCCACAGTTGGTGCGTGTCAATATCACCAACCGACGCCTTGTAATAGGTTACAAAAGTCAGGGCAGTGCCAATCGTTTGCTGTTTATCAGCCCCAACGACAGCCTGACCATTATGGTAAATCCTGACAAAACGTTGGCTTTTTCGGGCCGTAATGCCGCTTATCAGGAATACCTGCGCGATTATTTTCGGGAAAATATGTACGAATATTTGCCCCAATTTGGGTATAATCCTTCCCAAATCGACAATTCACAGATTCTGGGTAAGGTCGACAGCCTTCAACGTGCCCGTCAGCAGGGGTTTCAAAAGCTAAAGGGCCAATACCCCGTCAGCGAAGCTTTTGAAACCTATGTGGCAGCGGTGACCAATACCGAACCGTACTTATTAAAACTGGTGGTTTCGGACAAAAAAGTTCGCGGAAGTCAGGGAATACAATTGAAGCCGGACCAACGAAAAGAAATTCAGGACCTGACGCTTCAGAATTTTAAGCTCCTGCCCGATGCCGCTTTGTTGAGTGAAGCTTATCGGAATGAACTGCGCAATTATATTCAGATACCGGTCATCCAAAAATACCCGTCTGACTCGGCCAAACGATATGTACTTTCGCCCGAGGCGGTCCAACTTGCCTATCAGCTCAGTGACGAAAAACTCAAGGATTATCCCAAACAACGTGAATATTTACTGACCCATTGGCTCGACTATTCGATCACCTTCCGCAGTGATATGAAAGCCGCCCGCAATTTGCTGGCTAAATACGAACAAACGTACCCGGCTTCAGCGCTTAATTCGTATTTCAAGCGCACCATCGCGGCTAAAGAACGCATGGAAGCAGCGCAATCTGCTCCCGAATTTATGCTCAAAGACCGCACCGGAAAGACCGTAACGTTGTCCAGCCTGCGCGGGAAGCCCGTTTGCATAGCTTTTTGCTTTAATCTCAAACAACACGAGTACATTTTCAAACCGTTGGAAGAAAAATACCGTGACCGGCTCACGTTTGTGTATCTGAACGTAACCCCTGCAACGCCTTACGAACTTTGGCAGCCGACCACCGAAAATCGTCCCGGAGTGCTACATTTATGGGCTTCTGACAAAGATGCACAAAAGATCAAAGATACGTACGCTTCTACCATGCGCTATCCGTTTGTCTTGATTGACTCTCAGGGGAAAATTGTGGAACGCTGGATTCCGCAGGAATTCCCCGATAACAAAACTTTGCAGGCAGAATTAAGCGGATTAGTCAGAAAGTAA
- a CDS encoding M23 family metallopeptidase has protein sequence MYKVLSIVLSLISPLFLMAADAPSAHLVTLGQAFLQLNSQIREQTIAPDSAQLRFQLIFSELREVTDGYRQQICSDSIGFIFPLKAYDAEQIGGKGSGYRAMGFNLFNHAVQGSHPAHDIFVYDRNQDNLDDQTEQPIDVLAMRPGIVVATEANWTPESTYRGGNFVWIYDPCLDGLFYYAHHSRVMVQVGEQVVAGQKIAEVGRTGLNAAKRRSGTHLHLMYLQLTPDALPMPVNTYDWLAAAEVRK, from the coding sequence ATGTACAAGGTTTTATCCATTGTTTTATCCTTAATATCACCCTTATTTTTGATGGCCGCCGATGCGCCAAGCGCTCATCTGGTGACATTGGGACAGGCGTTTCTGCAACTTAATTCACAAATTCGTGAACAAACCATTGCCCCCGATTCAGCACAGTTGCGCTTTCAACTGATCTTTAGTGAACTGCGTGAAGTGACGGATGGGTATCGTCAACAAATATGCAGTGATTCCATCGGCTTTATTTTTCCGTTAAAAGCCTACGACGCGGAGCAGATCGGCGGAAAGGGCTCCGGATATCGAGCCATGGGCTTTAACCTTTTTAACCATGCCGTACAGGGAAGCCACCCGGCGCACGATATTTTTGTCTACGACCGAAATCAGGATAATTTGGACGATCAAACCGAACAGCCCATTGATGTATTGGCGATGCGTCCGGGCATTGTTGTGGCAACTGAAGCCAATTGGACACCTGAAAGTACCTACAGAGGAGGGAATTTTGTTTGGATCTATGACCCCTGTTTAGACGGGCTGTTTTACTACGCGCACCACAGCCGCGTGATGGTGCAGGTGGGTGAACAGGTAGTGGCCGGTCAAAAGATTGCCGAAGTGGGCCGTACGGGGCTGAATGCCGCCAAACGCCGTTCCGGAACTCATTTGCATTTAATGTATCTTCAATTAACTCCCGATGCCCTGCCTATGCCCGTAAACACCTATGATTGGCTGGCGGCGGCGGAAGTTAGAAAATGA
- a CDS encoding SMP-30/gluconolactonase/LRE family protein, translating into MKSLRYPCIAFCLGALPVFPFVSQAQTSDFSPEHEFTQNCEGPSVDSEGTVYAVNYIMDGTIAQIPRRNKASIFLTLPKGSTGNGIRFGNASTFYVADFTGHNILKVDLTNKQVSVHCNEPKMNQPNDLAITQKGHIFCSDPNWKEGTGQVWHVSPEGKARIVAANMGTTNGIDISPDEKTLYVNESVQRNVWAFDLADDGTLSNKRLVYQFIDGGMDGMRCDAKGNLYITRHGKGEVAVVSPEGKVIKTIKTKGKSVSNICFGGKKGRTCYITLQDRGCLETFQADSPGREWVMMKAFMEKK; encoded by the coding sequence ATGAAATCGTTGCGTTATCCTTGTATAGCCTTTTGCCTTGGGGCACTGCCGGTTTTCCCGTTTGTCTCTCAGGCCCAAACGTCTGATTTTTCGCCTGAGCATGAGTTTACCCAAAACTGCGAAGGCCCTTCGGTAGATTCCGAAGGAACGGTGTATGCCGTTAATTACATCATGGACGGTACAATTGCGCAGATTCCCCGCCGAAATAAAGCCTCGATTTTTTTGACATTGCCCAAGGGGAGCACCGGAAATGGTATACGTTTCGGCAATGCTTCCACTTTTTACGTGGCAGACTTTACTGGTCACAATATCCTGAAAGTGGACCTGACTAACAAACAGGTCAGTGTACATTGTAATGAGCCTAAAATGAACCAACCCAATGATTTAGCCATTACTCAAAAAGGTCATATTTTTTGTTCAGACCCCAATTGGAAAGAGGGAACCGGACAGGTTTGGCACGTATCACCCGAAGGAAAGGCCCGAATTGTAGCAGCCAATATGGGGACAACCAACGGGATAGATATAAGTCCTGACGAAAAGACACTCTACGTCAATGAAAGTGTTCAGCGTAATGTTTGGGCATTTGATCTGGCTGACGATGGTACACTTTCCAATAAACGACTTGTGTATCAATTCATTGACGGAGGAATGGACGGAATGCGTTGTGATGCCAAGGGTAATCTCTACATTACAAGGCACGGGAAGGGTGAAGTAGCGGTAGTGTCGCCGGAAGGGAAGGTAATCAAAACGATTAAGACCAAAGGCAAAAGTGTTTCGAATATTTGCTTCGGAGGCAAAAAAGGACGAACTTGCTACATCACGCTTCAGGATCGCGGATGCCTTGAGACGTTTCAGGCCGATTCTCCCGGCCGTGAATGGGTCATGATGAAAGCGTTTATGGAAAAGAAATAA
- a CDS encoding TlpA disulfide reductase family protein translates to MKNILTAAALLTSVTLFAQTGAKEFTITGTAKNLQPDHKIYLEIAGTQPLVVVDSAKVGADKRFTFKRKELDEGTVYQVNFAGAQRVIVLIEGGETIDIAADGTEKGAAKVTGSKNNDYYQQLIGMYKEMNEKSLKWQEEYAQAEQKKDSKKIAKIQQDFEAASQGFTGKVKSLIPEMGTSLAALFATNFLNPEVDFATIDALAKRFETERPTMKQAKVFVGNAKRMRGIQIGDTAPEITLSSTENKPVSLSSLRGKIVLIDFWASWCGPCRQENPNVVRVYNRFKDKGFEIFSVSLDRDKTAWVKAIEKDGLIWPSHVSDLKYWQSAAAQNYGVNAIPATFLLDKDGKVIEKNLRGAALEKKLEEILKVTN, encoded by the coding sequence ATGAAAAACATATTAACCGCTGCCGCTTTACTTACAAGCGTTACCCTTTTTGCACAAACAGGTGCCAAAGAATTTACCATTACCGGTACAGCTAAAAATCTTCAGCCTGATCACAAGATATACCTTGAAATTGCGGGAACTCAACCCCTTGTGGTGGTGGACTCGGCAAAAGTAGGAGCCGACAAACGATTTACGTTCAAACGAAAAGAACTTGATGAGGGTACCGTGTATCAAGTCAATTTTGCCGGTGCGCAACGGGTGATTGTGTTGATCGAAGGCGGTGAAACAATTGATATTGCAGCAGACGGAACCGAGAAAGGAGCGGCTAAAGTGACCGGCTCAAAGAACAATGATTACTACCAGCAACTGATTGGTATGTATAAAGAGATGAACGAAAAGTCGCTGAAGTGGCAGGAGGAATATGCGCAGGCCGAACAAAAGAAAGACAGCAAGAAAATAGCTAAGATTCAACAGGATTTTGAAGCGGCCAGTCAGGGTTTTACAGGAAAGGTAAAAAGCTTGATTCCTGAAATGGGAACGTCGTTAGCGGCATTGTTTGCAACCAATTTCCTAAATCCTGAAGTTGATTTTGCTACGATTGATGCTTTGGCAAAACGTTTTGAAACAGAGCGCCCAACCATGAAACAGGCGAAGGTATTTGTAGGAAATGCCAAACGTATGCGCGGTATTCAAATCGGTGATACAGCCCCTGAAATTACGCTTAGCAGCACCGAAAATAAACCCGTAAGCCTTTCGTCACTTCGCGGCAAAATTGTTTTGATCGACTTTTGGGCTTCGTGGTGCGGTCCCTGCCGTCAGGAAAACCCTAATGTCGTGCGGGTATACAATCGTTTTAAAGATAAAGGTTTTGAAATATTCAGTGTATCGCTCGACCGTGACAAAACGGCTTGGGTGAAAGCGATTGAAAAAGACGGTTTGATCTGGCCAAGCCACGTATCCGACTTAAAATATTGGCAATCAGCGGCGGCTCAAAATTATGGTGTCAACGCTATCCCGGCCACCTTTCTGTTGGATAAAGACGGAAAAGTGATTGAGAAAAACCTGCGCGGAGCGGCGTTGGAGAAAAAGTTGGAGGAGATATTGAAAGTAACAAATTAA
- a CDS encoding LiaI-LiaF-like domain-containing protein, whose protein sequence is MKQSSNTLFWGTFLLAIGLLLMAKTLGWFHIDWGMTLRFWPLLLVLAGVSLLAKQSWSGILTAILIAIAIPTAIINGANKKLRHWNDDGIEFNLHDFDDDDEDNTNDDEYEKRSKAYSRDGETHFSEPFADGTKEATLNFGAGAGEFKIQGTTAQLVEADAETKFGNYVLTTKRNESTKISSVNFEMESKDSTKRVRMRDFDKMDNHVEMRLSDKPIWSFDLGLGAGKANFDLSEYKVKKVKIGAGAAEVDLKLGDKVENNALVEIEAGVASIEIEIPESLGCEFTVDGAFNSKELDNFEKISDGLYRTPNYNSAAKKIRISYEGGLSKLEISRY, encoded by the coding sequence ATGAAACAATCTTCAAATACCCTTTTTTGGGGCACGTTCTTATTGGCCATCGGACTGCTTCTAATGGCAAAAACCCTTGGTTGGTTTCATATTGATTGGGGAATGACATTACGGTTTTGGCCCTTATTACTGGTGTTGGCCGGTGTCAGTCTTTTAGCCAAACAGAGTTGGTCCGGTATCTTAACTGCCATTTTGATTGCCATTGCCATTCCGACGGCCATCATCAACGGAGCCAATAAAAAACTTCGCCATTGGAATGACGATGGGATTGAGTTCAATCTGCATGATTTTGATGATGACGACGAAGATAATACTAATGATGATGAATATGAAAAGCGTTCAAAAGCGTACTCCAGGGACGGTGAAACGCATTTTTCAGAGCCTTTCGCCGATGGCACTAAGGAAGCAACCCTAAATTTTGGTGCAGGAGCCGGAGAATTCAAAATACAAGGTACTACCGCTCAACTCGTAGAAGCAGATGCTGAGACCAAATTCGGTAATTATGTTTTGACCACCAAGCGGAACGAAAGTACCAAAATCAGCTCGGTCAATTTTGAAATGGAAAGCAAAGACAGCACCAAGCGCGTCCGGATGAGAGATTTTGATAAGATGGACAATCACGTCGAGATGCGTTTGAGCGATAAGCCGATATGGTCGTTTGATCTAGGTTTGGGTGCCGGAAAAGCAAATTTCGATCTGTCGGAGTACAAAGTCAAAAAAGTAAAAATAGGTGCAGGGGCTGCTGAAGTGGATTTGAAATTAGGGGATAAAGTTGAAAATAATGCTTTAGTGGAAATCGAGGCCGGCGTTGCATCTATCGAAATTGAGATTCCTGAGTCCCTCGGTTGCGAATTTACAGTAGACGGAGCGTTCAATTCTAAAGAACTGGATAACTTTGAAAAGATAAGCGATGGTCTTTATCGTACTCCCAATTACAATTCTGCTGCTAAAAAGATCAGGATATCGTATGAGGGCGGATTATCTAAACTGGAGATAAGTCGTTATTAA
- a CDS encoding LiaI-LiaF-like domain-containing protein: MNYQSTFWGILLVLIGGLLLMRELFDWFDFERFFWPVLFIVGGALLIFKDKLKKIS; the protein is encoded by the coding sequence ATGAATTATCAAAGCACTTTCTGGGGTATTCTCCTTGTTCTTATCGGTGGGTTACTGCTCATGCGAGAATTGTTCGACTGGTTTGATTTTGAGCGTTTCTTTTGGCCTGTATTATTCATTGTCGGAGGGGCACTCCTGATTTTTAAAGACAAATTGAAAAAGATATCTTAA
- a CDS encoding PspC domain-containing protein, with product MNNKPLRRIQSEAVLGGVAAGLADYFSIDKAIMRVIFVVLMIFTKGFPVILIYIILWAVLPKGESTPSVTETDWAFSNTPQHKKDFGKGAEIVGYSLLVIGGFMLFDRLFYWIDLDKYIPAALLIGIGLFLILKKTDKPTATFTADTERATPSWTDTAPINDWQPPKSSETKESETPDGSEEPKV from the coding sequence ATGAACAACAAACCATTGCGTCGGATACAGAGTGAGGCTGTCTTAGGTGGAGTAGCCGCCGGCCTTGCCGATTATTTCAGTATTGATAAAGCCATCATGCGCGTAATTTTTGTCGTACTGATGATTTTTACGAAAGGTTTTCCTGTTATTTTGATCTATATTATCCTCTGGGCCGTCTTGCCTAAGGGAGAGTCTACACCTTCTGTAACGGAAACGGATTGGGCATTTTCAAATACTCCGCAACATAAAAAAGATTTTGGTAAAGGAGCCGAAATCGTTGGCTATAGCCTTTTGGTTATCGGTGGATTTATGCTTTTTGACCGACTTTTCTACTGGATAGATTTGGATAAGTATATTCCGGCAGCGCTGCTGATCGGCATAGGGCTTTTCCTAATCTTAAAAAAGACTGATAAGCCTACTGCTACTTTCACCGCCGATACAGAGCGAGCCACTCCTTCATGGACTGATACCGCGCCCATTAATGATTGGCAGCCTCCCAAATCGTCTGAGACAAAAGAGTCAGAAACTCCGGATGGTTCAGAAGAGCCTAAAGTATAA